A window of the Candidatus Liberibacter solanacearum CLso-ZC1 genome harbors these coding sequences:
- the xseA gene encoding exodeoxyribonuclease VII large subunit, whose translation MNSSPQKNSLTLPEYSVSELSYHLKNTVESKFPYVFVRGEISGYRGIHASGHAYFSLKDNKSRIDAVIWKGTLSKIEHPPEEGIEFLALGKITTFPGSSKYQIIIESLIPSGSGALMTILEERKKKLREEELFSDKYKNPIPFMPKNIAVITSPTGAVIRDILQRISCRFPVRVIVFPAKVQGDECPREIVNAIIQLNGLKEESICPRPDIIILARGGGSIEDLWHFNDETIVRAIANSSIPIISAIGHETDWTLSDYAADLRAPTPTGAAEMAVPVKHLLTSSLKSLESRLNHSIVRLTKNKVNCLNSLIKILPNSDQILSCPRYQLDRLSRELEHNLEIIIFRKCRYFNNTIIRIKSDVPMHNIQKYRQNIIKKQEYIEHQIEQYLRCIHLKTQQKGTMLHMLCEQTKSRITRLHAHIKDSINRIELMLSYKIQNCHTSISTPNRILKSLAHRNILKRGYSTIRDLNNNLLTKTNKLSAGTNILIDFFEGQASAIITNKNHSVLPIEKKYTRKRKDNSQKKKNHEDQGSLF comes from the coding sequence ATGAATTCTTCTCCTCAAAAAAACTCTTTGACTCTCCCAGAATATTCTGTGTCAGAATTATCCTATCATCTAAAAAACACCGTTGAATCAAAATTCCCTTATGTCTTTGTAAGAGGGGAAATATCTGGATATCGAGGAATCCATGCGTCAGGACACGCTTATTTTTCCTTAAAAGACAATAAATCGCGAATTGACGCCGTCATTTGGAAAGGAACGCTCAGCAAAATAGAGCATCCCCCAGAAGAAGGAATAGAATTTCTTGCATTAGGGAAAATAACCACCTTTCCAGGATCCTCTAAATATCAAATCATCATAGAATCTCTGATTCCCTCTGGATCAGGTGCACTTATGACCATTTTAGAAGAAAGGAAAAAAAAACTAAGGGAAGAAGAGCTTTTTTCCGATAAATACAAAAATCCCATACCCTTTATGCCCAAAAACATCGCAGTCATAACATCACCTACCGGAGCGGTGATTCGCGATATTTTACAACGGATTTCTTGCAGATTTCCCGTTCGAGTCATTGTATTTCCAGCAAAAGTACAAGGCGATGAATGCCCCAGAGAAATCGTTAATGCAATTATCCAATTAAACGGACTAAAAGAAGAAAGTATCTGCCCCAGACCAGACATCATCATTCTTGCTCGCGGTGGAGGCAGCATAGAAGACTTGTGGCATTTTAATGATGAAACGATCGTTAGAGCCATTGCGAACAGCTCCATTCCCATCATATCCGCCATAGGGCATGAAACCGATTGGACATTGTCTGATTATGCAGCAGATTTACGAGCCCCCACCCCAACAGGAGCCGCTGAAATGGCTGTCCCTGTTAAACATCTTTTGACATCATCCCTAAAAAGCCTTGAATCTCGTTTAAATCATAGCATCGTGCGATTGACGAAAAACAAAGTCAATTGCCTGAATTCTTTAATCAAAATCCTTCCAAATTCCGACCAAATTCTTTCTTGCCCACGTTATCAACTTGATAGGCTATCTCGTGAATTAGAGCACAATCTTGAAATTATCATTTTTCGTAAATGCCGTTATTTTAACAACACAATTATTAGAATAAAATCAGATGTTCCTATGCACAACATCCAAAAATATCGCCAAAATATTATAAAAAAACAAGAATATATTGAACATCAAATCGAACAATATTTACGTTGTATCCACCTAAAAACACAACAAAAAGGCACGATGCTCCATATGCTATGCGAACAAACAAAAAGCAGAATAACGCGCCTTCACGCTCATATAAAAGATTCGATCAACCGTATTGAACTTATGTTGTCGTATAAAATACAAAATTGTCATACATCTATCTCGACTCCCAATCGAATCTTAAAATCCCTCGCTCATAGAAACATACTCAAACGCGGATACTCCACCATTCGAGATCTGAACAATAACCTCCTAACCAAAACAAATAAATTATCCGCGGGAACGAACATATTGATTGATTTTTTTGAAGGACAAGCCAGTGCCATCATCACAAACAAAAACCACTCCGTCCTTCCTATAGAGAAAAAATATACAAGAAAAAGAAAAGATAATAGTCAAAAGAAAAAAAACCATGAAGATCAAGGAAGTTTATTTTAA
- a CDS encoding ribosome-binding factor A codes for MKNKSSVPSRRALRVGEEVRSALMWVILNNEFQDNLIHRDIISISEVCMSVDLRVATVYVSLPPDVSPDVVIDALKCNNKFLRGRISQSLRNLKYIPELRFRYDTSLQNYWKIDTLMCSSKVVRDLKSDGVV; via the coding sequence TTGAAAAATAAGAGTTCAGTCCCTTCTAGGCGTGCATTACGTGTTGGGGAAGAGGTTCGATCTGCCCTGATGTGGGTTATTTTGAACAATGAATTTCAGGACAATTTGATTCATAGGGATATTATATCTATTTCAGAGGTTTGTATGTCAGTGGATTTGAGGGTTGCCACGGTGTATGTTTCCTTGCCTCCAGATGTTTCTCCGGATGTGGTCATTGATGCTTTAAAATGCAATAATAAATTTCTTCGGGGACGTATCAGTCAATCTCTTCGAAACCTAAAATATATTCCGGAGCTGCGATTTCGGTATGATACATCATTGCAGAATTATTGGAAGATTGATACATTGATGTGTTCGTCGAAAGTAGTGCGTGATTTGAAAAGTGACGGTGTTGTTTAA
- the murJ gene encoding murein biosynthesis integral membrane protein MurJ — MKIIRNFFTVGTSILGSRILGFIRETLMASTLGIGAVTDAFVIAFSLPFLFRRLVAEGAFHNSFVPLFSHEKELNGTEGAQRLSSEIWSVLLTIVVVLTIVVELSLPLLIHFVIAPGFSYQSPEYYLTIQLSQIIFPSIIFIALTALITGALYALGHYFVASITPVFLNIPSIIVLTYALLNNSKPQDTVYFISCGMTLASIIQLWATYYYIRRSGIKIRFQYPRLTDNVRKFLKLTFPLIFTGTIIQINSIIGRALATKEFGLASALQYADRTYQLPIAIIGVAMGLVVLPELSRALKSKDKSTTFTLQNQAIECVLFLSIPAFIILYILSKEIIQTLYERGAFTHENTIFVSSIISIYSIGIIAFILSKTLQTIFYARKNMKTPMHFTLISIAVSCVISIVSFPFIGGYGIACAEVASGWVNAILLTVTLLRRKQLFLPMETIYRILSIFISSGLMGAFIILSKPYFFSNIAIEQTFVSQFTSLFAILSCAVLVYLSSIALFIGKKYVSSFKKMMKK; from the coding sequence GTGAAAATTATCCGGAACTTTTTCACAGTGGGGACATCAATATTAGGTAGCCGTATTCTTGGTTTTATACGCGAAACTCTCATGGCTTCGACCCTCGGCATCGGAGCAGTAACAGATGCTTTTGTAATCGCATTCTCTCTCCCCTTTCTCTTTCGACGACTAGTAGCTGAAGGAGCCTTTCACAATTCCTTTGTCCCTCTATTTTCTCATGAAAAAGAACTAAATGGCACTGAAGGTGCCCAGCGCCTTTCTTCCGAAATTTGGAGTGTTCTACTCACTATTGTCGTAGTATTAACGATCGTTGTAGAACTCAGCTTGCCGCTCCTCATCCATTTTGTAATAGCCCCTGGATTTTCTTATCAATCACCTGAATATTATCTAACAATACAACTATCTCAAATAATTTTTCCTAGTATCATATTCATAGCACTCACCGCATTAATAACTGGCGCATTGTATGCCTTAGGGCATTACTTTGTTGCGTCTATCACTCCAGTTTTTCTCAATATTCCCTCCATTATTGTGCTGACATACGCACTATTAAACAATTCTAAGCCACAAGATACAGTATATTTTATTTCTTGTGGAATGACCTTAGCCAGCATAATTCAGTTATGGGCAACGTACTATTATATACGCAGATCTGGAATCAAGATACGCTTTCAATACCCCCGCCTGACAGATAATGTCAGAAAGTTTTTAAAGTTGACGTTTCCACTCATTTTCACAGGTACTATTATCCAAATAAACAGCATCATAGGACGGGCTTTAGCCACCAAAGAATTTGGGCTTGCTTCCGCTCTACAATATGCAGATCGTACATACCAATTACCAATAGCAATTATTGGAGTAGCAATGGGACTGGTAGTATTGCCAGAATTATCTCGCGCCTTAAAATCAAAAGACAAAAGTACAACCTTTACTCTTCAAAACCAAGCAATTGAATGTGTCTTGTTCCTTTCTATACCTGCCTTTATTATTTTATATATACTCTCGAAAGAAATTATTCAAACACTATACGAAAGAGGCGCTTTTACTCATGAAAACACCATCTTTGTATCCTCAATTATATCAATCTATAGCATAGGAATTATAGCATTTATCCTATCAAAAACTCTTCAAACAATATTTTATGCTCGAAAGAATATGAAAACTCCTATGCATTTCACCTTGATATCGATCGCAGTAAGTTGTGTAATATCAATCGTGTCGTTTCCATTCATTGGAGGATACGGTATTGCTTGTGCAGAAGTTGCGTCAGGATGGGTTAACGCAATACTTCTGACAGTGACTTTATTGAGGCGCAAACAACTTTTTTTACCAATGGAAACTATTTATAGAATCCTATCAATTTTTATATCTTCAGGATTAATGGGGGCTTTTATCATATTGTCTAAGCCCTACTTCTTTTCCAATATTGCTATAGAACAAACATTTGTTTCTCAGTTTACAAGCCTTTTCGCAATATTATCGTGCGCAGTATTAGTTTATTTGTCTTCAATTGCGTTATTTATTGGAAAAAAATATGTATCATCGTTCAAAAAAATGATGAAAAAATAA
- the rimP gene encoding ribosome maturation factor RimP, with amino-acid sequence MESTHVFCSKYEPRIFGDVGLGQDVSNIIQPVIEEMGFRIVQVSLLEERNLILQILVERDNGTMTLCDCEEVSKAISPILDVENIIEEHYQLEISSPGINRPMVRKSDFERWNGHIVACEVASSSGDKKKLVGKIVGKSDLDFFLEKKEEDLKDAGVSQIAVSFDSLLSAKLVITDELLCASLNRK; translated from the coding sequence TTGGAAAGTACGCATGTTTTTTGCAGTAAATATGAGCCTCGGATTTTTGGGGATGTGGGATTAGGTCAGGATGTATCTAATATAATTCAGCCTGTTATTGAAGAAATGGGTTTTAGAATTGTGCAAGTATCTCTCTTAGAAGAGAGAAATCTTATATTGCAGATTTTGGTGGAGCGTGATAACGGAACCATGACATTATGTGACTGTGAAGAAGTTTCCAAGGCCATATCTCCGATTCTTGATGTAGAAAATATAATAGAAGAACATTATCAATTGGAGATTTCTTCTCCTGGAATTAATCGTCCAATGGTTAGAAAATCAGATTTTGAGCGATGGAATGGTCATATTGTTGCATGTGAAGTTGCTTCGTCTTCTGGGGATAAAAAAAAATTAGTCGGGAAAATTGTAGGGAAAAGTGACCTTGATTTTTTCCTTGAGAAAAAGGAAGAGGATTTGAAAGATGCGGGGGTATCTCAGATTGCGGTGTCATTTGATTCTCTTCTTTCAGCAAAGCTTGTTATTACAGATGAATTGCTATGCGCTTCCTTGAATAGAAAATGA
- the nusA gene encoding transcription termination factor NusA, whose product MVVSANRLELLQIADAVACEKSIDRDVVLSVMAESIQKAARSLYGTLSDIRVEINRETGNISICRSLEVVEEVENYACQISLQLARDRDPNINIGDVLFDPLPPIDFGRVAVQSAKQVIIQKVREAERDRQYLEFKDKVGEIISGTVKRVEYGNVIVDLGHSDGVIRRDETISRENLRLGDRVRSYIYDVRREQRGPQVLLSRTHPQFMVKLFYLEVPEIYNGIVQIKAVSRDPGSRAKLAVFSSDSSIDPVGACVGMRGSRVQAVVGELRDEKIDIVVWSPDPATFVINSLRPAIVTKVVLDEDVGRIEVVVPKDQLSLAIGRRGQNVRLASQLTGWAIDIVTEEEDSVNRQKHFNERTQFFMQAINVDEIIGHLLAAEGFSDIEELACVKLSEIASIEGFDEETASEIQGRAREYMEGLEVARREKIKGLGVSEELFSIPGMNTEIGVALGENGIKTMEDLAGCSVDDLLGWGEVKNGKVENFEGFLSQLGVLKEQAESMIIHARYHLGWIVREDIADESVDCADEDATDLIKS is encoded by the coding sequence ATGGTGGTTTCCGCAAACCGACTTGAGCTTTTGCAAATTGCAGATGCTGTTGCTTGTGAAAAGTCAATAGATCGAGATGTGGTGCTCTCGGTTATGGCAGAATCTATTCAGAAAGCTGCTCGCTCTCTTTATGGGACTCTATCTGATATTCGTGTTGAAATTAATCGAGAGACGGGAAATATTTCTATTTGTCGTTCGTTAGAGGTAGTGGAAGAAGTAGAAAACTATGCCTGTCAAATTTCGCTACAATTGGCTCGTGATCGTGATCCTAACATTAATATAGGAGATGTTTTATTTGACCCTCTCCCTCCGATAGATTTTGGTCGAGTCGCGGTTCAATCTGCTAAGCAGGTAATTATTCAAAAAGTGCGTGAGGCCGAGCGCGATCGTCAATATCTTGAGTTTAAGGATAAAGTGGGAGAAATTATTAGCGGTACGGTTAAACGTGTTGAATACGGAAATGTGATTGTTGATCTCGGGCATTCAGATGGGGTTATTCGTCGGGATGAAACAATATCACGAGAAAATCTTCGTCTAGGAGATCGTGTAAGAAGTTACATATACGATGTGAGGCGTGAGCAGAGAGGGCCTCAAGTTCTGTTATCTCGTACGCATCCGCAGTTTATGGTAAAACTTTTTTATCTGGAAGTTCCGGAGATTTACAATGGAATTGTTCAGATAAAAGCTGTTTCTCGTGATCCTGGTTCTCGTGCAAAATTAGCTGTTTTTTCTAGTGATTCTTCTATTGATCCTGTAGGTGCTTGTGTTGGTATGCGTGGATCGCGTGTTCAAGCCGTTGTAGGGGAGTTGAGAGATGAAAAAATAGATATAGTTGTTTGGTCTCCGGATCCTGCAACGTTTGTGATTAATTCACTGCGTCCAGCTATTGTGACAAAAGTTGTTTTGGATGAAGATGTTGGGCGTATTGAAGTGGTTGTTCCTAAAGATCAGCTTTCTTTGGCAATTGGTCGTCGTGGACAAAATGTGCGTCTTGCTTCTCAATTAACAGGTTGGGCAATTGATATTGTCACAGAAGAAGAAGATTCTGTTAATCGTCAAAAGCACTTTAATGAACGTACTCAGTTTTTTATGCAAGCTATTAATGTTGATGAAATAATCGGACACCTTCTAGCTGCCGAAGGCTTTTCTGATATTGAAGAGCTAGCTTGTGTTAAGCTTAGTGAAATTGCTTCTATTGAAGGCTTTGATGAAGAGACGGCTTCTGAAATACAGGGAAGAGCCCGAGAATATATGGAGGGTTTGGAAGTTGCTCGTCGTGAAAAAATCAAGGGACTTGGTGTTTCGGAGGAGTTGTTTAGTATTCCCGGAATGAATACTGAGATTGGAGTGGCTCTTGGGGAGAATGGTATTAAGACTATGGAGGATCTGGCAGGCTGTTCGGTTGATGATTTGCTTGGCTGGGGTGAAGTCAAGAATGGTAAGGTTGAGAATTTTGAAGGATTTTTATCCCAATTAGGTGTTTTAAAAGAGCAAGCTGAAAGTATGATTATTCATGCGCGTTACCATTTAGGTTGGATTGTAAGGGAAGATATAGCAGATGAAAGCGTTGATTGTGCGGATGAAGATGCTACAGATTTGATTAAGAGTTGA
- a CDS encoding GtrA family protein, with product MKYGVDSLWSRRFSMAIAFLTTWKPNRLFVFFKLRRRSFVETVRYGIVAFFSSILNYVIYVKLLITFPGIQPLLVVIVSTIPTMIFVFLLYFRLIVKGSYFIKK from the coding sequence ATGAAATATGGGGTTGATTCATTATGGAGTCGTAGGTTTTCTATGGCAATAGCGTTTTTAACAACATGGAAACCGAATCGTTTGTTTGTGTTTTTTAAGTTACGTCGTAGGTCTTTTGTTGAAACAGTTCGTTATGGGATTGTTGCTTTTTTTTCGTCTATATTAAATTATGTCATATACGTGAAATTACTGATAACTTTCCCAGGAATACAGCCTTTATTAGTGGTTATTGTATCAACAATACCAACCATGATATTTGTTTTTTTGTTATATTTTCGTTTGATTGTAAAAGGTTCTTATTTTATAAAAAAATAG
- a CDS encoding aminopeptidase → MDNSISSIAHIDVTLLEKLAKVALQVGVHIREGQHLIVMAPVDALPLTRLITQHAYKLGAGLVSVFYTDSESSLMRYRYGAPHAFDRSADWFCEGLAKAYTEDTALLSISGDDPLLLVNEDPAKVSRVNRSYLKAYKPVLEKISNFDINWSIIPYPSLAWAKVVYPNDPDSIALAKLAKAIFVVSRSDCADPIIAWAEHNNFLHKKSQWLTQKDFAEIRFSGPNTCLKVGLADGHQWSGGASSARNGIICNPNIPTEEVFTTPHAQKVEGYVSSTKPLVYQGMLIDDIRVRFDQGRVVEASASKGEDMLNRILDIDEGARRLGEVALVPNTSLLSKMNTLFYDTLFDENSASHIAFGQCYSKCLKKPSNASCNWIEERGGNSSMTHIDWMIGSGDINVDGLTKSGVLVPIMREGEWVF, encoded by the coding sequence ATGGATAATAGTATTTCGTCTATCGCGCATATCGATGTAACCTTGCTAGAAAAGCTTGCAAAAGTTGCATTGCAGGTTGGTGTGCATATTAGAGAAGGGCAACATCTCATAGTCATGGCTCCAGTTGATGCATTACCTCTGACAAGATTAATAACTCAGCATGCGTATAAGCTTGGTGCTGGTCTGGTTAGTGTTTTTTATACGGATAGCGAATCTAGTCTCATGCGTTATAGATATGGAGCTCCTCATGCTTTTGATAGATCTGCGGATTGGTTTTGTGAGGGGCTTGCCAAGGCGTATACCGAGGATACTGCATTATTGAGTATTTCAGGGGATGATCCACTATTACTTGTTAATGAGGATCCTGCAAAGGTAAGTCGCGTCAATCGGTCATATTTAAAAGCATATAAGCCAGTTTTAGAGAAGATTTCTAATTTTGATATTAATTGGAGCATTATTCCTTATCCAAGTCTTGCTTGGGCAAAAGTTGTTTATCCTAATGATCCTGATTCAATTGCTCTAGCAAAACTAGCAAAAGCTATTTTTGTAGTATCTCGTTCTGACTGTGCTGATCCTATAATTGCTTGGGCAGAACATAATAATTTTCTCCATAAAAAATCTCAATGGTTAACTCAAAAAGATTTTGCGGAAATTCGTTTTTCAGGGCCTAATACATGTTTGAAAGTCGGTTTAGCGGATGGGCATCAGTGGTCTGGAGGAGCATCCTCTGCGCGGAATGGAATAATTTGCAACCCTAATATTCCTACAGAGGAGGTTTTTACAACTCCTCATGCTCAGAAAGTAGAAGGGTATGTATCTAGCACCAAGCCTCTCGTTTATCAAGGAATGTTGATTGATGATATTAGGGTACGCTTTGATCAGGGGCGTGTTGTTGAGGCGTCTGCGTCAAAAGGAGAGGATATGCTTAATAGAATATTGGACATTGATGAAGGAGCGCGCAGACTTGGGGAGGTGGCGTTAGTTCCTAATACTTCTCTTTTGTCTAAGATGAACACTTTATTTTATGACACTTTGTTTGATGAAAATTCAGCATCGCACATAGCTTTTGGACAATGCTATTCTAAATGTTTGAAAAAACCTTCAAATGCATCTTGTAATTGGATAGAGGAGAGAGGGGGTAATTCAAGTATGACGCATATTGATTGGATGATTGGATCTGGAGATATCAATGTTGATGGACTTACAAAAAGTGGTGTTCTTGTTCCAATTATGAGAGAAGGAGAATGGGTTTTTTAA
- the infB gene encoding translation initiation factor IF-2 has protein sequence MTDNKDNKTSNVTEKKILTLKASSSSVSHSSFPNQGANQQGRARSVVVETRKRRSYIQGDEKVSVFRKSSRVIESSSDNSQDLSQSKAKDNLRRTSRSEKGSLPKNDSAFGGLSQSEIESRRRALQEAQVRDEESRIKREQESLEQRYQEKNIILSDSGDENQDFENVFDKKEVFSKKQTDLSDADVAIEAGTEASVLSSHGVNERGFSVVEGSELVSNKSRKSSDDSSGSRGKSRGGSSKHPSVNPSKLAVRNKAGDDEKRCKKIKIVASADIDEEGDSSRGRSLSAMRRRQEKFRRSKRQEKREKISRDIVVSETITIQELSQRMSERSADVIKFLMKEGGQMMKPGDVIDADLSEIIANEFGHVVKRVLESDVELGIFDVVDSEEHLEVRPPVVTIMGHVDHGKTSLLDAIRNANVVKGEVGGITQHIGAYQADYRGKKITFIDTPGHAAFSEMRARGARITDVAVLVLAADEEIMPQAIESIKHAKSADVSIVVAINKIDKAGANAQKVRMDLLNHDVFVESMGGEILDVEISAKDNLHLDKLLDSILLQAEILNLRASTNRKAEGVVVEGQLDRGKGPVVTVLVQKGTLRIGNILVVGDHWGKIRALFNDRGQNISEALPSMPVEILGLQGLPMAGDRFGVVDSESRAREITQYRKRVTRNKSMARRLGSRSFLENFMRNADISSKVKEFSVIIKGDVQGSVEAIVNSLSELKTDEVCVSIVHSSVGAINETDVSLAKASDAVIFAFNVNASSQARALSTRDGVKILYYKIIYDLIDSIKDFMSDLLLPEVRETFLGNAEVLEVFSVTKLGNVAGCKVLEGKVARGSGVRLMRDGKVMYEGKLKTLKRFKDEVSEVYMGQDCGMAFEKYDNMQAGDMIDCFSIEHVKRSL, from the coding sequence ATGACCGATAATAAAGATAATAAGACATCAAATGTGACAGAGAAGAAGATTTTGACTTTAAAAGCCTCGTCGTCGAGCGTTAGTCATTCTTCTTTCCCTAATCAAGGTGCGAACCAACAAGGTCGTGCTAGATCTGTTGTGGTGGAGACACGTAAGCGTCGTTCTTATATTCAAGGGGATGAAAAAGTATCAGTATTTCGGAAGAGTTCGAGAGTCATAGAATCCTCCTCTGATAATTCTCAAGATTTATCGCAGTCCAAAGCTAAAGATAATTTGAGAAGAACGTCACGTTCTGAAAAAGGATCTCTGCCAAAAAATGATTCTGCTTTTGGTGGTCTTTCTCAAAGCGAAATAGAAAGTCGTCGTCGCGCGCTTCAAGAAGCGCAGGTGCGTGATGAAGAATCACGAATAAAAAGGGAGCAGGAGTCCCTTGAGCAACGATATCAAGAAAAAAACATCATTCTTTCTGATTCTGGTGATGAAAATCAAGATTTTGAAAATGTTTTTGACAAAAAAGAAGTTTTTTCTAAGAAACAAACTGATCTTTCGGATGCCGATGTCGCTATAGAAGCGGGAACAGAAGCTTCTGTTCTTTCGTCACATGGTGTTAATGAGAGAGGTTTTTCTGTTGTAGAAGGTTCAGAGCTTGTTAGTAATAAATCGCGGAAATCTTCAGACGATTCTAGTGGTAGTCGTGGTAAATCTCGAGGTGGATCTAGTAAGCATCCTTCTGTAAATCCATCCAAGCTTGCGGTGCGTAATAAAGCGGGAGATGATGAGAAAAGGTGTAAAAAAATAAAGATTGTTGCGTCTGCTGATATTGATGAAGAAGGTGATTCTTCCCGAGGAAGGTCTCTTTCCGCGATGCGCCGTCGTCAAGAGAAGTTTCGTAGAAGTAAACGACAAGAAAAGAGAGAAAAAATTTCTCGTGATATTGTGGTTTCTGAAACAATTACGATACAAGAACTATCACAACGTATGTCAGAGCGTTCGGCAGATGTTATAAAGTTTTTGATGAAGGAAGGGGGGCAGATGATGAAGCCAGGAGATGTCATTGATGCTGACCTTTCTGAAATCATAGCTAATGAGTTTGGGCATGTTGTTAAACGTGTTTTGGAATCAGATGTTGAATTAGGTATTTTTGATGTTGTAGATAGTGAGGAGCACTTAGAGGTTCGTCCTCCTGTTGTGACAATTATGGGGCATGTAGATCACGGAAAGACGTCTCTTCTGGATGCTATACGTAATGCTAATGTTGTAAAAGGGGAGGTAGGGGGTATAACCCAGCATATAGGAGCGTATCAAGCTGATTATCGCGGGAAGAAGATTACCTTTATTGACACTCCAGGTCATGCTGCTTTCTCTGAAATGCGTGCTCGTGGTGCTCGTATTACAGATGTTGCTGTTCTTGTTTTAGCGGCAGATGAGGAAATAATGCCTCAAGCTATTGAATCTATAAAACATGCTAAATCTGCTGATGTTTCGATTGTTGTTGCTATTAATAAAATCGATAAAGCAGGTGCCAATGCGCAAAAAGTTCGTATGGATCTGTTAAACCATGATGTTTTTGTTGAAAGTATGGGGGGGGAGATTTTAGATGTTGAAATTTCTGCTAAGGACAATCTCCATTTAGATAAATTGCTTGATTCCATTCTTTTGCAAGCTGAAATTCTTAATTTGAGAGCTAGCACGAATCGTAAGGCAGAGGGTGTGGTAGTTGAAGGTCAGCTTGATCGTGGAAAAGGCCCTGTAGTGACTGTTTTAGTGCAAAAAGGGACCTTGCGTATAGGTAATATTTTAGTTGTCGGTGATCATTGGGGAAAGATCAGGGCATTGTTTAATGATAGAGGACAGAATATTTCAGAGGCTCTCCCATCTATGCCGGTTGAGATTCTTGGGCTTCAAGGATTGCCGATGGCTGGAGATAGATTTGGTGTTGTTGATAGTGAAAGTCGTGCGCGAGAAATTACGCAATATAGAAAGCGTGTAACACGGAACAAGTCTATGGCGCGTCGATTGGGATCGCGTAGTTTTTTAGAGAATTTTATGAGAAATGCCGATATATCCTCTAAAGTAAAAGAATTTTCTGTAATTATAAAAGGTGATGTTCAAGGTTCCGTTGAGGCTATCGTGAATTCTTTGAGCGAATTAAAAACAGATGAAGTTTGTGTTTCAATTGTTCATTCTAGTGTTGGGGCGATCAATGAAACGGATGTATCATTGGCTAAAGCCTCTGATGCTGTGATTTTTGCTTTTAATGTTAATGCAAGTTCTCAAGCGCGAGCGCTTTCTACAAGAGATGGTGTAAAAATACTTTATTATAAAATTATTTATGATCTTATTGATTCAATTAAAGATTTTATGTCGGATCTTTTACTCCCAGAAGTTCGGGAAACGTTTTTGGGTAATGCTGAAGTGTTAGAGGTTTTTTCCGTTACTAAGCTAGGAAATGTGGCTGGTTGTAAAGTATTAGAAGGGAAAGTTGCACGCGGATCAGGTGTACGGCTTATGCGCGATGGAAAAGTGATGTATGAAGGGAAGCTTAAAACGCTGAAGCGTTTTAAAGATGAGGTTTCAGAAGTTTATATGGGGCAAGATTGTGGTATGGCTTTTGAAAAATATGATAACATGCAAGCTGGCGATATGATTGATTGTTTCAGTATAGAGCATGTAAAACGGTCTCTATGA
- the rpsO gene encoding 30S ribosomal protein S15, whose product MSITLERKGQLIKEYAISPGDTGSPEVQVVICTERIANLTIHFKNAKKDVNSKMGLNGLISLRNSLLKHLKMKDVKRYKKLIESLKLRR is encoded by the coding sequence ATGTCAATAACTTTAGAGCGTAAAGGACAGCTTATAAAGGAATACGCTATTTCACCGGGGGATACTGGTTCTCCAGAAGTGCAGGTTGTCATTTGTACTGAACGAATAGCAAATCTTACAATTCACTTTAAAAATGCTAAAAAAGATGTGAATTCTAAAATGGGTCTTAATGGATTAATTTCCTTAAGAAACTCTCTTTTAAAGCATCTTAAAATGAAAGATGTGAAAAGATACAAAAAGTTAATTGAGAGTTTAAAGCTTCGTCGATAA